In the Leptolyngbya sp. FACHB-261 genome, AACATTTCAAATGTTTGTCAAAAATGACTGATATCGATAGCTTTTGCCGTAGCCTTGCGACTGCTGGAGCTTCACCTTCTTGGCAAGAAGACAAACAATGCTTGATGGCTTGAGCTAAAGCTTCCGACGTATAAGGTTCGAAGGTTTTGATAGCCCCAGGCTCCAACCTGTTGTATTCCTCAACTTGAGGAAGGTTAGAAGCCAGGATTGGACGGGCAATAGAGATCCAGGTAGCCAGGGAGCCTGAGGCTGAAGTGGTTGCAAAGGGACAAATCGCCAAGTCGGTTGCAATCAGATAACGTTCTAGATCTGCCTCAGACAAGTATCCAGTGACTCGGAGTCGATGGCCTAATCCTTGAGCTTCTGCATGAGTAATTAATTCCTCGACCAGTTTCTCAGAATTGGGGCTAGGACCTCCTGCAAAAATGACTTGGACATCCTCTGGTAGTTGTGGAAGAGCCTCAATCAACAGTCGATGTCCCTTTCTACTATAGATAAATCCTTGGACTGCAACTGTTTTGCAACTCTCCAGTCCCAGAGCTTTTCGAGCCTCCGCCGGTGTAATTTGAATGGCTCGATTTTCAACAAAGTGAGGTACTATCTTTAATTTGGAATCATAGATCAGATTGTCAAGCCGTTGTGCCTCTTGTTCTGTACAAACAAACATCAGCTTCACCCGGCTAAATAGCAGAAGAAAGGCCAAAGTTTCAGGCAGATGTTTACGGCCTTGTCGAATAACACTTCTAAAACTCAACGTTTCAGGTGAGGAATAGTTTAGGTTGGATGCTATTTCCGTGTCTACTTGTGAAACTTTAGGCCGTCGATAAAGACAAATGAGTTTAGCTGCTAGTGCGTAATCGACAAAAACGTCATGAAGGGTAACAGTTAAGGGACGTGAGCAATGGCGAATAAAATTCCATAGATTAACGACTTGCGACCATCTATGGCCCCAAGTTCGATTGTTATACTGAATATGTATGATGTCCGCGTCTGAAAGCTGTTGAGCAGCATTAGCTAACAACTTGTGGTTGTGTTTTAAATTCTCAGTTAGGGTGACTTCCACCTCGATAACCGTCAGTTCAGGCCGCCCATGTGCTTCAGCAGCTAGAAAACGTCCATAGCGACGCACCCCGCTTTCGTGGCTCTGCGGTACACCAATATGCAAGTAGCCAACTTTCATTACATTCACCAAGTAGTTTGGGTTAGTCGAGACTAGAGCTTACCTTCTGCCAGAGATCTAGTGTTTCTCGAATCATTCTTGCCTCGGAGAACTCTTGAGATCGTAATTTGGCTTTCCAGCCCATTTCCTGCATCTGTTCTAAATGGCTGAGTGCCCAACGCAGGTTTTCCATCAAATCACAGCTGTCAGCTACGCGGAACAGTAAACCATGAACTCCATGCTCAATCACTTCTGGAATGCCGCTAGCCTTCGAGGTTACGATTGGCAGGGCATATGCCATAGCCTCTGCTAGTGCAAAGGATTGACCACCTTCAAAGCGTGTTGGGAAGACAAAGAGATCGGCAGTTGTCAGCAAACGACCTATGTCAGAACGGTAGCCCAGAAAACAAACGTGTTCTGTGATTCCATATTCTTGGACTGAGTCAACCAACCTCTCTCGCAACTCACCCTCACCAACCCAGATAAACTTCAAATCTGGAAATTCTTTGACAACATGAGGAATTACTGGGATTAAATCTTGATACCCCTTCTGAAAATCGAGACGTCCAACTGTGAGAGCAATCTTGCTATCAGTGGCTATTCCTAGTTCTTGGCACATCTCC is a window encoding:
- a CDS encoding glycosyltransferase; translated protein: MKVGYLHIGVPQSHESGVRRYGRFLAAEAHGRPELTVIEVEVTLTENLKHNHKLLANAAQQLSDADIIHIQYNNRTWGHRWSQVVNLWNFIRHCSRPLTVTLHDVFVDYALAAKLICLYRRPKVSQVDTEIASNLNYSSPETLSFRSVIRQGRKHLPETLAFLLLFSRVKLMFVCTEQEAQRLDNLIYDSKLKIVPHFVENRAIQITPAEARKALGLESCKTVAVQGFIYSRKGHRLLIEALPQLPEDVQVIFAGGPSPNSEKLVEELITHAEAQGLGHRLRVTGYLSEADLERYLIATDLAICPFATTSASGSLATWISIARPILASNLPQVEEYNRLEPGAIKTFEPYTSEALAQAIKHCLSSCQEGEAPAVARLRQKLSISVIFDKHLKCYEDALNGSASVPMQMQSMSQ